In Hyperolius riggenbachi isolate aHypRig1 chromosome 10, aHypRig1.pri, whole genome shotgun sequence, a genomic segment contains:
- the LOC137536905 gene encoding histone H3, whose translation MARTKQTARKSTGGKAPRKQLATKAARKSAPATGGVKKPHRYRPGTVALREIRRYQKSTELLIRKLPFQRLVREIAQDFKTDLRFQSSAVMALQEASEAYLVGLFEDTNLCAIHAKRVTIMPKDIQLARRIRGERA comes from the coding sequence ATGGCCAGAACCAAGCAGACCGCCCGCAAGTCCACCGGAGGGAAAGCTCCCCGCAAGCAGCTGGCCACCAAAGCCGCCCGGAAGAGCGCCCCGGCCACCGGAGGAGTAAAGAAGCCTCACCGCTACCGGCCCGGTACAGTGGCTCTCCGAGAGATCCGCCGCTACCAGAAATCCACCGAGCTGCTGATCCGCAAGCTGCCCTTCCAGCGCCTGGTGCGGGAGATCGCCCAGGACTTCAAGACCGACCTGCGCTTCCAGAGCTCGGCCGTCATGGCTCTGCAGGAGGCCAGCGAGGCTTATCTGGTGGGGCTCTTCGAGGACACCAACCTGTGCGCCATCCACGCCAAGAGGGTCACCATCATGCCCAAAGACATCCAGCTGGCCCGCAGGATCCGCGGCGAGAGGGCATAA
- the LOC137534791 gene encoding histone H1.11R-like, with the protein MAETAPAAAPPAAEPAAKKKQTKKAAAGGGAKKASKKPSGPAVSELILKAVSASKERSGVSLAALKKALAAGGYDVEKNNSRLKLAIKGLLTKGSLVHVKGTGASGSFKVSKKEAAGKEHKKPAQAKKKPAAAAKPKKPATARKPKAAKSPKKPKKAPSAAKKSPAKKAAKKPAAAAAKKPKAAAKPKKPAKSPAKKAAKPKAAKSPAKKAAKPKKAAPKKK; encoded by the coding sequence ATGGCAGAGACCgccccagcagcagcccctcccgcaGCGGAGCCCGCCGCCAAGAAGAAGCAGACTAAGAAGGCGGCAGCCGGAGGAGGAGCCAAGAAAGCCAGCAAGAAGCCTTCCGGCCCCGCCGTGTCCGAGCTCATCCTCAAGGCCGTGTCCGCCTCCAAAGAGCGCAGCGGGGTCTCCCTGGCCGCCCTGAAGAAggctctggctgccggaggctacGATGTGGAGAAGAATAACAGCCGCCTCAAGCTGGCCATCAAGGGCTTGCTGACAAAGGGCAGCCTCGTCCATGTCAAAGGCACCGGCGCCTCCGGATCCTTCAAGGTCAGCAAGAAGGAGGCAGCCGGCAAAGAGCACAAGAAGCCGGCACAGGCCAAGAAGAAGCCAGCGGCTGCCGCCAAGCCTAAGAAGCCGGCTACTGCCAGGAAGCCCAAAGCCGCCAAGTCCCCGAAGAAGCCTAAGAAAGCCCCCAGCGCCGCCAAGAAGAGCCCCGCTAAGAAGGCGGCCAAGAAACCGGCGGCAGCTGCTGCCAAGAAGCCCAAAGCTGCCGCTAAACCCAAGAAACCCGCCAAGAGCCCCGCTAAGAAGGCAGCTAAGCCTAAGGCCGCCAAAAGCCCGGCAAAGAAGGCAGCAAAGCCCAAGAAGGCCGCTCCTAAGAAGAAATAA